The Borrelia parkeri genome window below encodes:
- a CDS encoding variable large family protein, producing the protein MKRITFCALLMTLFLLLSCGSGQQAADAGKTGSEKGTGSLSEVIASSRQLFLDAFVSFGNLLKEAFGLTADTTKKAVGERLGKVGEAVKIAKDKLEELKGNEQFNLIKDKAESTINKAIDTLRKIVEGASKIKDATGSANGKVGGNVGDTEDAEKADAASVKGLVEGISMIYEAAKEVGVDLKGNANKQIEDSKEVGNLFNATANVTDAKALSGASKAVIAASGADILAAIEAVKDTSKPAGQITAATNAFEIAIANKSNGNATHVQTNASAIAAGLALRAMAKDGKLATKANDAPKEGINAVLIGVVGKTVNEIVSIVRRTVDKCLKDVDDCIKEDSSSVVKAK; encoded by the coding sequence ATGAAAAGAATTACTTTTTGTGCGTTATTAATGACTTTATTTTTACTTCTTAGCTGTGGCAGTGGACAACAGGCTGCTGATGCTGGGAAGACTGGTTCAGAGAAAGGGACTGGAAGTTTAAGTGAAGTAATTGCAAGCTCAAGACAATTATTTTTGGATGCTTTTGTTTCTTTTGGAAATTTACTAAAAGAAGCATTTGGTCTTACTGCAGATACAACTAAAAAAGCAGTAGGAGAACGATTGGGTAAGGTTGGAGAAGCAGTGAAAATAGCTAAAGATAAGTTAGAAGAGCTAAAGGGAAATGAGCAGTTTAATTTAATAAAAGATAAAGCTGAAAGTACAATTAATAAGGCAATTGATACTTTAAGAAAGATAGTTGAAGGAGCAAGTAAAATTAAGGATGCTACTGGTAGTGCTAATGGTAAAGTTGGTGGTAATGTTGGTGATACTGAGGATGCAGAGAAAGCAGATGCAGCAAGCGTTAAGGGTCTTGTTGAAGGGATTAGTATGATCTATGAGGCAGCAAAGGAAGTTGGTGTTGATCTAAAAGGAAATGCTAATAAGCAGATTGAGGATTCTAAAGAAGTTGGAAATTTATTTAATGCTACTGCTAATGTTACTGATGCCAAGGCACTAAGCGGAGCTAGTAAAGCAGTAATTGCAGCTAGTGGTGCAGATATATTAGCAGCAATTGAAGCAGTTAAGGATACAAGTAAACCTGCTGGCCAAATTACTGCTGCAACAAATGCTTTTGAAATTGCAATTGCTAATAAGAGTAACGGGAATGCTACTCATGTTCAAACAAATGCATCAGCAATAGCAGCAGGTTTAGCATTGAGAGCAATGGCTAAAGATGGTAAATTGGCAACCAAGGCTAATGATGCACCAAAAGAAGGAATAAATGCAGTATTAATAGGAGTAGTTGGTAAAACTGTAAATGAGATAGTATCTATTGTAAGAAGAACAGTTGATAAATGTTTAAAAGATGTTGATGATTGCATAAAAGAAGATTCCAGTAGTGTAGTGAAAGCTAAGTAA
- the bdr gene encoding Bdr family repetitive protein: MGLAQPVITQQMVIAELTRVGINRDIAIDLSYRYYKNELTYKDIEYLETTFNLKLEKVEALLQAEVKSVKIELDTKIDTVENNLNVKIDNVKNELKSDIKDLDNKIDTVENNLNIKIDTKFNELDNKIDVNKMELKSTLRLHGLMFGTIITLNIGIFLTLISIVYSLLNK, from the coding sequence ATGGGACTTGCTCAACCAGTTATTACTCAACAAATGGTTATAGCTGAACTTACTAGAGTTGGTATAAATAGAGATATTGCTATTGATCTCTCTTACAGATATTATAAAAATGAGCTTACTTACAAGGATATTGAGTATTTAGAGACTACTTTTAACCTTAAACTTGAAAAAGTTGAAGCTCTCTTACAAGCTGAAGTTAAATCTGTCAAGATCGAACTGGATACTAAAATCGATACTGTTGAGAATAACTTAAATGTGAAGATTGATAACGTTAAAAATGAATTAAAATCTGACATTAAAGACTTGGATAATAAAATTGACACTGTTGAGAATAATCTTAACATCAAGATAGATACTAAATTTAATGAACTGGATAATAAGATTGATGTTAACAAAATGGAACTTAAGAGTACATTAAGACTTCATGGTTTGATGTTTGGAACTATTATTACCCTAAATATAGGAATATTTTTAACATTAATATCCATAGTTTATTCATTGTTGAATAAATGA
- a CDS encoding variable large family protein, producing the protein MMKRITFCALLMTLFLLLSCGSGQLQAEKLAAESKNTFLDSLVKIGHGFYEIFGVFGNAIGDALGFTAVKSGDQKSKVGEHFGKIKKGLVDTNGKLKELSDEISEAKNVNSSTIEAVKSAISSANDVFERLITALTKLADTAKEAGNTDIGDSGAAAAGAADENSVKAVIDNVKKIIEEANKSGVNIEKGNSGVPVSADANTDALAALAANAAAGAGATAKLAAEVSKADSWAMLDKINSAKTAVGVQLDANTNYGAGELATGTPNQANGSKAATNADLAAAVALKAMTKGGKFSNAANEADAVKAAAVSAVNKVLGVLDVIIRKTVSSNLDKIREAVKGIQYSETTTESTETSTTTQPATK; encoded by the coding sequence ATAATGAAAAGAATTACTTTTTGTGCGTTATTAATGACTTTATTTTTGCTTCTTAGTTGTGGCAGTGGACAACTTCAAGCTGAGAAATTGGCTGCTGAGAGTAAGAATACTTTCTTAGATTCATTAGTTAAGATAGGACATGGGTTTTACGAGATTTTTGGCGTCTTTGGTAATGCTATTGGGGATGCTTTGGGATTTACAGCTGTTAAATCGGGTGACCAGAAAAGTAAAGTTGGTGAACACTTTGGGAAAATAAAAAAAGGTTTGGTAGATACTAATGGGAAATTAAAAGAGCTATCAGATGAAATATCTGAAGCAAAAAATGTTAATAGCAGCACAATTGAAGCTGTTAAGAGTGCAATTAGCAGTGCAAATGATGTCTTTGAACGACTAATTACTGCTCTAACTAAACTTGCTGATACTGCTAAAGAAGCTGGTAATACTGATATTGGTGATTCAGGTGCTGCTGCTGCAGGTGCTGCTGATGAAAATAGTGTAAAAGCTGTAATTGACAACGTAAAGAAAATTATTGAAGAAGCAAATAAGTCTGGTGTCAATATTGAAAAAGGAAATTCAGGCGTACCAGTGAGTGCTGATGCTAATACTGATGCACTTGCTGCCCTTGCTGCCAATGCTGCTGCAGGTGCTGGTGCTACTGCAAAGCTAGCAGCTGAGGTATCAAAAGCGGATTCATGGGCTATGCTTGATAAGATTAATAGTGCCAAGACCGCTGTTGGTGTTCAACTTGATGCTAATACCAATTATGGTGCTGGGGAATTGGCAACTGGTACTCCTAATCAAGCTAATGGTTCTAAAGCTGCTACTAATGCAGACTTAGCAGCTGCTGTTGCTCTTAAAGCTATGACTAAGGGTGGTAAATTTAGTAATGCTGCTAATGAAGCTGATGCAGTTAAAGCTGCTGCTGTAAGTGCAGTAAATAAAGTATTAGGAGTCCTCGACGTGATAATTAGGAAAACAGTATCAAGCAATCTAGATAAGATAAGAGAAGCAGTTAAAGGAATACAATATTCTGAAACTACTACTGAATCAACTGAAACTAGTACGACTACTCAACCTGCTACTAAATAA
- a CDS encoding variable large family protein, producing the protein MMKRITFCALLMTLFLLLSCGSGSAKVEDPKTIFLTSIANLGKGFLDVFTSLSDMVAGAFGIKAETKKSDIGKYFTSIETTMNTVKKKLQEEVTKNGNYVKIKTVVDTFITNTLDKIAEGAKTAATGATTDVVIGNAKQNEDAAPGEIASVNSLVKGIKTIVDVVLKDNEGNPDATKTADTEQKSVGNLLAKGSANDGTEAQAAAASASIGAVTGVDILKAIAKSEKATANKDINVVNNAAEIAVAKNDSGTKTLDAAQKDAVIAAGIALRAIAKDGKFAAKNGEDKSAHAVNGAAASAVGKTLSTLIIAIRNTVDTGLKSISDTLATVTQEDKSVDSTTPADATVSSGQ; encoded by the coding sequence ATAATGAAAAGAATTACTTTTTGTGCGTTATTGATGACTTTATTTTTACTTCTTAGCTGTGGCAGTGGTAGTGCTAAGGTGGAAGATCCTAAAACTATATTCTTAACTTCTATTGCTAATTTAGGTAAAGGGTTCTTAGATGTTTTTACTTCTCTTTCTGATATGGTTGCTGGGGCTTTTGGTATTAAGGCTGAGACTAAGAAATCTGATATTGGTAAGTATTTCACTTCTATTGAGACAACTATGAATACAGTTAAAAAGAAATTACAAGAGGAAGTTACTAAGAATGGAAATTACGTAAAAATTAAAACAGTTGTTGATACATTTATCACTAACACACTAGACAAGATCGCAGAAGGAGCTAAGACAGCAGCAACAGGAGCTACTACTGATGTTGTTATTGGTAATGCTAAACAAAATGAGGATGCTGCACCTGGAGAAATAGCAAGTGTTAACTCTCTTGTTAAAGGAATTAAAACTATTGTTGACGTAGTTTTAAAAGATAATGAAGGAAATCCAGATGCTACTAAAACCGCAGATACTGAGCAAAAATCAGTTGGTAATTTGCTTGCTAAAGGAAGTGCTAATGATGGAACAGAAGCACAAGCTGCTGCTGCTAGTGCTTCAATAGGAGCTGTAACTGGTGTTGATATTCTAAAAGCTATTGCTAAGTCTGAGAAAGCTACTGCAAATAAAGATATTAATGTAGTAAATAATGCGGCAGAGATTGCTGTTGCTAAAAATGATAGTGGTACTAAAACTCTTGATGCAGCACAAAAGGACGCAGTTATTGCAGCAGGCATTGCACTGCGAGCAATAGCTAAGGATGGTAAATTTGCTGCTAAAAATGGTGAAGATAAGTCTGCTCATGCAGTTAATGGTGCAGCGGCAAGTGCTGTTGGTAAGACTTTAAGTACTCTAATAATAGCAATAAGAAATACTGTTGATACTGGTTTAAAGTCAATAAGTGATACTCTTGCGACAGTTACACAAGAAGATAAGTCTGTAGATTCTACTACACCTGCAGACGCAACAGTTAGTAGTGGACAGTAA
- a CDS encoding variable large family protein, translating into MRRHVIMKRITFCALLMTLFLLLSCGSGQQPQAGNGGSAGGEQQGVGSLSSVLMEVGRSAENAFYSFLELLSDTLGFTAKSTTKKEDVGAYFSSLGAKLGVASAELEQVAKKSETDVDKGDLNKVIRSAVDTAKTTLNTLKGHLESLGQVGDSKPVGDAETTAKQGTAADATELKKAFNSLKEIVKAATDSGVQELKAGTTTLSIDNVDNKDGAKILGTDSAAAAADVSKAAVILAAVSGEEILKSIIESQENDAVAGVSSNADVNTSALKFAKGGTNNHVSNAHTPKAAAVAGGIALRSLVKTGKLSAGAAANSAGGQGEVQKIGVTAANKLLKAVEDVIKKTVKNVLEKAKGEIDKARATKPEGQ; encoded by the coding sequence AATGGTGGCTCAGCAGGAGGAGAGCAACAAGGGGTTGGGAGTTTAAGTTCAGTGCTAATGGAGGTAGGTAGAAGTGCTGAGAATGCTTTTTATTCTTTTTTAGAGTTACTCTCAGATACATTAGGCTTTACTGCTAAATCAACTACAAAGAAAGAGGATGTAGGAGCTTATTTTAGCAGTCTAGGTGCGAAACTTGGAGTAGCATCAGCAGAGTTAGAACAAGTAGCAAAAAAATCAGAGACAGATGTTGATAAAGGTGATCTAAACAAGGTAATTAGAAGTGCAGTTGATACTGCTAAGACTACTTTAAACACATTAAAAGGTCATTTAGAGTCTTTAGGTCAAGTAGGTGATTCTAAACCAGTAGGTGATGCGGAAACTACTGCTAAACAAGGAACAGCAGCAGATGCAACTGAATTAAAGAAAGCCTTTAATTCATTGAAAGAAATAGTAAAAGCTGCAACAGATTCAGGTGTTCAAGAATTAAAAGCAGGAACTACAACACTATCAATAGATAATGTAGATAATAAAGATGGGGCTAAGATATTAGGTACAGATTCGGCAGCAGCAGCAGCAGATGTGTCTAAAGCAGCAGTAATATTAGCAGCAGTAAGTGGTGAGGAAATTTTAAAATCAATAATTGAATCACAAGAAAATGATGCGGTAGCAGGTGTTTCAAGTAATGCAGATGTCAACACAAGTGCATTAAAGTTTGCAAAAGGAGGAACAAATAATCATGTATCAAATGCACATACTCCAAAAGCAGCAGCGGTTGCAGGAGGGATAGCACTGCGCTCATTGGTTAAGACAGGTAAATTATCAGCAGGAGCAGCAGCTAATAGTGCGGGAGGACAAGGAGAAGTACAAAAAATAGGAGTAACAGCAGCAAACAAACTATTGAAAGCAGTAGAGGATGTAATTAAGAAGACAGTAAAGAATGTTCTTGAAAAAGCAAAAGGAGAAATAGATAAAGCAAGAGCTACAAAACCAGAAGGTCAGTAA